The DNA window ATCACATTATTAAAGACCACATGATATCACATTACAAAAAGATATATTCAGCAAAAGGTAATGGCGTTATTCTTCTTGTTATACAAAGATAAACGTGGTACTAACTGGAATTAAAATGTTGCTTCAACATTTAGCCTTTAACTTTGAATATtgactatatatttttaatttctctaCTTTCCCTAAAAATGTTTGCTacatattttttccattttcagctGCAGTGGACTGTACGGTACCCAGAAGTATGTcttgtaatgtaaaatgtaagtcACTCCCTTCCCCCTTACTTGTATTCATGAGTTTGCAGTAATACCTGCAATGACTATGTAATTCCACATTATAACCTTCACTTCTGCTCACGCATACAGACATCGACCAAAAGTGTCGTCAACAACTAAAGAGAGACATCTCTGAGTGGACACAGTCTGTAAAGTCCCATATGcataaaagcattaaaaagaaTGCTGTAAGATGATTTATATTTTGACAATATTTTCACAATATTTCCATTTTGCTGTAGGGACAAATGAGGGCATTAAGGTCAGGTTTAAAGTTGCCTTCTTTTTCCTAAGCAGACCAGAACCTGTTCGAGAACTGTTCGAGGTGATGAGGGTACTCGTCTCTGTATGGTGGACTGTGACATATTCTCACCTCGGTTTAACACCTCCTTCCACTGTAAGCAAACTGTGTATCATTCCCAAATGGCTGCAAGTTCTGCAAACTGTGGACGTGCTTCAGAATTGATTTATAGCAGCCCAAattctcagtgccaccagttttGTCAATCATCTGTTACATCGACAAGTCAGAAGAAATTTAAGAGCTTTCAGGATCCTATGCAGAAAACCTACAGTGGTGACATTCTCCTTAAACATACTCACTATTTCACCCAAGAGAAGCCTTTCACCCCCAGAACTCTGAAATCAAATTCCAAGTCCTCTCTGTCTACTTATCGGTATTACACTTGTCCTAATAGGCGCGAAGTGGAAGAAAAGACTCTGTTAAATCAGCAAGAGGCTTACTATGGAAGgtatttattttactgattGGGACAGCCTTGTAGATGATGaacttaaaatgtatttcacaatTTTACTCTAAAGCATTGTGATAAATGCAGGTAGGactttgttttaatgtaattccACATTTTGAAACATGCCCATGAAAAATTTAATTAGATATTTATAGTTGTACCTTTTTGCTGTTACATACAGTAAAACAGTTTGTAGAGCTTTTACACATacgcaaaaataaataaataactcacCCAGTATTGGATAATAGCTTTTAGTTATCTACTTTCTTTCCACAGTACAAACAACAATCAAGGCTGCTCAGCAGGACTGGACTCACCCCCGGGggatttgcttgtgtgtttcatGATGTTCAGTGCCATCTCATTGtttctgtatatattatttCTGACTGAAATATTGATAAAATTCTTATCTAAAATAAGGTACTGAAATGATCTTAAATTATCTTATCTTAATAGCCATACAGTCTTGACCATGGGTGGTCTGATGGAGAGTCAGATGTATTCAGACGTTACAGCACAGCAAATAAGACCAAAGATAGTGATTTCCTTCTTTCCTCCTCAAGGTAAAATGCTTGGTCCTTTACATACTAGAATTGCATTATAAATGTACAAGAtgaatgttttttgttattgatgTTATTTTACAACATTGTTTTGCAGGGTGTCGCCAGAGGGAATGAAGTCCCCAATTATAAGAAAAGTAACAGCAGAGTAAGAATCATCTCATATTAGCCTTCATATGTGTTGATCTTTACCCCTCTCCTTTACATTGCCTCTTATACATTTAAGGAATGTCTCTAGGCTGTAAATTGTGCAGATTACTTTAGCATGATTTACAAAGTAAGGCCAAATGCCATAATTTTGTGATGGAAATTTACGTAACGTTCTTGGCAGTTCATTTTATGACTATATAATATATTCCATTGATATGTGGAATGGTGCTAGAAGCATTAGTGTACTATAGTAATAGTAGGAGTATgagtaggagtaggagtagTGTGTTTAGAACTTTACAGTGTGATCTCATGTCAGTGTTTGCGATTTCTATCCTTGTCCTTTTCTATAGGGAGGACGAATTACTATACCTGGAGTTTATTACTGATGTAACAGATGACATTGTAGCACGCGGAATCTACTCTGACAGGTTTGTTACAATATGTTGCAAGTAACCTTTCCAAAGTTCTGATAAGTAGATAGTGGATTTGTGGATTTGTTAAAAACTTGGTTTAATGATTTTCAATTATGAATTATTGTTTAACTTGTTACAGAGTACTGGAGCGGGTATTTAAGCGTCATATAGATATGAATAGACATCGATTAAATGAGGTGAGATATTCTTGGGGCACATTCTAAAATTTTTCTAGTGCAGTACTCGCAAGTTGTCTTTTCAGACATATCTTTCACTGGTTAAAAATGAATTTCTGACTTCATTTCAaagaaaaagtaacaaacattattaataactaTACTCGTTGGGATAGCAGTGAGTTCAGCCACTTGTTTTGTCAACTCAAGATTTTTTGTGTCTCATATTTATAAGGATAAAATGCGCCACCTTCTGGATGATCTTCAGAATGATTTGCAAAGTCCCCCTGATGCTTTTGTCACAGCTCTTGAATATAAGGAAACGGCTAGAACAATGTTGCATAGACATAAGAGCTCAAGCCTTGGGCAAGAGCTCACATCTGTGGCTACAGATGACATCAACCTCCTCCCATGCACATCCTTTGAAAAGGACAAAGAGGAACCTGAGAGTGCAATTCCTTTATTATACTCCATGCCAGCAAGTGTCTGTGTCCCTAAAAGTGCTGGGGCAATTAAACAAGAAGATGAAAACAACATTATGGATTTGGAGCATCAACAAAAAGAGGTAAATGTAAAGTCCCTGAGTTTGGAACACTATCAACTGAATGAAGAAGACAAACATCAAAACTATACAGACCAAAACGAGCTGATAAAACAGCTTGATGAACTGGGAAGAAACATATCAGAATCCCTCAGTGTATCTGGGACACATTCCTTAGAAGTGGTCATTGAACAAGAGTCAACAGTAAAACTTTGTGAGAATGAGTTTTGAACTATATGTTAGTTCATTGCTTTCTTGAAGACACAGTATTAAGGTATTGTTGATTACAGATGTTTAGTCTTATgtggaattttaaaatatttttgacataaTGCAAGACACTATTGCAGAATACATAATGTTAATATAGCATTGGCATCAATTGTGGTAGAGTCATAAATGAAGAAATGGCATACAGATGTGCTAGGTACTCATACATGAAATAAACTaagggagaaaaaagaaataggCACCTAACACATAAAGTAAGATGTCACACAACTTAGGATGGAAGAGactaaaaaaatataatgtctTATTTACATGGTTATAAGCCAGCTCATTGTTGAGAATAACCCTACAATGGTGAGTAAAAGTCATTAATCATCTCCCTGTAGCATTACAGTTACTGCAGAGCCTTCATtacaatcattttaattttatttcactgCAAATTATCCTAATTCCACTACTGTTTGTCAAGCAATTAGTGGATAATTAGGATCCCCttaacattttgcaaatgtaagTACAGGTCATAATCTGGGAGGAGTTACAGTTTTCATTGTTCaaatatatgtgcacaagaGCTAACAAATTTAACATTGTTAAAAAGACATTGACCCTGGACTGAGCAAGAACAACTGAGTGGATGACCAAAGAATATTTTGAGTCATCAGGGAAAAACCTCTTGAGCTATTAAGACAATCGAGGACAGGATGTAGGGATAGATCTCAGCAGAGACTAACACAAAAAAGAATATGCCATCTTAATGTGAAAGGGGTCATCATAAGATGCAAACCACTATGAATCTACTTAAGATTCTCTTAATTTGTTGAGTTACTTTTGGTGCCATTAAGTGGGAGTGGGGCTAgatatagaaatatatacaaacacaaatgaattaATCCATATTATTCAGAATTATTCTGAACATAGACATAGTCTTTGTCAATGCTTCAATTCAGGTCTCATGTACTAGAATATAGAgccaaagcaacaacaaaagcaCTGTTGTGTCCTCCAGAATTACTGCCACCTCCTTACATTacagagaaatataacatttcaaacattattTCAACTCCCAGATGTTCTGTAGCATGTGGTCCCAGAGTATGGATTGTCGGGGCCACTAATGCAAGCCATTCAATTCTTATATTCTTGGAGTGAGAATAAGTTAGGTTTGCTCAGTGTAGGAGTTGGATTCCACCAAAGGTATGCCTTGTCTCTACTACtgtttgaaaaataaagaaaaacataatgGGTGGGCATgtctttattcatattttcaaaGCCAGAACTATATTCAGGGCTTGATTTGAGAAGGGATGTGAGGAAAGTCCAGTCCCCAGTTAAAAAGAACCATGGGAACACCCACCCCCCATGTAAAACTTATGATCTCCCTTTCCACACTTTTTGGATTAATGTGATGTAATTTAAGATGTCTGTTATCAGTATTTTGACTCATAACCATATATGAGATTTATAAGACAAGTTGCCTTTGGCATACCAGGTATTCTTTGTCACACAATCAAACAAGTCTTGGGGGAGTACAGATGAAGTGGTTCCATAGAATCTtgtgctttcttttttcattgGTAACTCAGTGGAGGGTTTGGTGTATTATACATCTGCCTTGGATAACACTAAAGACACAAGCTCTGTGGAAAACAGTAACAAGCATCAACCAATGAAAGATGTTTAGAGTTATTAAAATGGAAAGTTTGTTCCTATAATTTTAGAGGcttgttaatatttaattaaacaaggttaaaaaaaaatataggCTAATGTAAAACCTTATACTGTCAGCTGCATCATAAAGATAAGAACTGCTAATCTAATTTAATGACACACTACTGCTAGCTGTGTAGCTAACACTACTTTacatctgtgtatttaaactacGGGCTCAGAAAGACTTTGCATTGTAAATGATGACAGCAGGGCTAATGATACTGgattaaatcaaaacatgaaggaAGACAAACATGCTGTGTGGCTAAACATGCACTTGGAAAAGCTTTCAAAACTGGATATGACCATCAGGAATCATTTAAGCCTTGTTCTATATTCAAGCCATGAGCTGCTTTGCCTTGCATGGGGGAAAGAAATTTGGGTCTGACATGACATAAATGAGTTTTAGCAAGTTCATTTTTATCAGACAATTTGTGAATTATAGTTTTTCCTATTGAAATaggtttattaaatgtaaaatgcacaaaaagcaaaaatatatcaATTGTAACTAATAGTAAAAAAGATTAGCTGCCATTAGCTAATGGCTAACTGCTAATAAAACAAGTTTCTAGGGTAAGCaacaaatataaaagtaaatttaattagaaatgtgaaagaaatatCAAACAATAAATCACCTAAATTAAGATAACATtaacatgtgtttgtgagattaAAATTGTACAGCTGTTTAAATTGTCCTCTAGGAGGTTCAAGATAAACTAGTCTATGTGGGTTCAGGATAGTCCAATGACATTAAATCCCACTAAATGCAATACTGTGACTGTGAGACTTATGAGGAACCCACCTCCTCCTTTTTATTTGTCTGGTCAACAGCTACCATCCTGCAACACTATTAAGATGCTTGAAATATTAATACAGTCTACAGTGAGATCATCATATAAATGCTACTGTCAAGAAAGCCAACACCAAATTACATTTTCTAAGGAGACTGAGAAGAGCTGGGGTAGCCACCTCAAATTTGATAATATACGCTGCTTACATCTGTCCCACAGTAGAGTATGTCCAACTTGACTTGCAAATCTGACCCAGGCTCTGTCAAAGCAGACAGAGTGTTCCGAAACAAGCATGACAAATTATAATGGGCAGGGTATATTCTAATGATCAAAATGCTCTTCAGACTGTGGCATCACCTACCCTACAAGATAAAAGCTCACTGTGTAAGCAGTTTGCTTTCAGACAACCAGCAAACCAGGAAGAAAAGGAAATTGAGGATCCCAGAAATGAGAACTGAATCATCCATCACATTTTTAACAAGAATTTAAATATGGACTTATAGTGTCTCATAgttattatatgtatttagattatttatttttttgtgtttttggtttgatttatttattctaaattTTTTGTAAATACAAAGTTCAGGCTTGTAAAACTGCCATGtgattatgtaataataaacCCAATCAAAAAAAGTCCAATATATGGATCAGCACCTTCAAGTCTGAGGTCATGTTTATCTCCTGGAAAAAGGTACCATACCAGGTAGGGGTGAGAACCTCCTCCAAGGGCAATCTTCCCATTCTCTTGCGGAATGGGTCTCGAACACATGCACATctcaggacaagactaggacctctagaaactTGGACTAGacattgctcttttttttaatttttacatttagttttctctttaaattgttattattgtggtgaccattgtcggccactgagtcttggttcctctcaaggtctcttcctcatgctctagggagtttttccttgccactgtcgcccttgacttgctcactgggggcttggacttggacatttgtaaagctgctttgtgacaacatctgttgtaaaaagcactatataaacaaattttggtttgatttgatGAGTTTAAGTATCTCAGGGTCTTGTTCATGAGTGATGGAATGAGGGATTGTGAGATCCACCATAATGTAGGTGCAGAGGCTGCAGTAATGTAGTCTGTACCCGATTATAGTGAGGAAGAGGCAGCTGAGCTATAAAGCTCTGGATAATGGCCAAAAGAACCATGGCTATCCATGAGATCAGAGTTGAGCTGTTGCATCTATACACTGACAGCACCAGTGTATAGGTGGATCAGGCATCTCATAAGGATGCCCACTGATCACTTCCCAGTGGAGGTATACCATGGTCTCAACCTCAAACAAGCCCAACACAAATTAAGCAAAACCCCAATTAGGCAAAGGCCTACTGCTAAATCAAAGTGCttatcattacattaaaaatgtctaaaaaacACACTATCTTTAATGGCACAATCATTTGCACTCTGCATTTAGTACTTTATTTACTGCTACTCTCCTTTGAAAACAGCACTGTTCTCTTGTAATGCTGGGTAAGGTGAGAGAAGACATAAAGGGATCTGAGACCATCCTTCTATACAAATTTCCTCTAGATTCTTCAGAGATCTTTAGTCTTTACTTGTGGTCTCTTCTTCAACccacattttcagtttttaataatgtttacaCTGGGGTGGCAAAGCTTGAACTTAGACGGAGATCCATATTTGGGTGACTTTAGAAGTTTATTTTGGATCTTTGTCTTCCGTGTCTTGCATCA is part of the Electrophorus electricus isolate fEleEle1 chromosome 13, fEleEle1.pri, whole genome shotgun sequence genome and encodes:
- the spata7 gene encoding spermatogenesis-associated protein 7 isoform X2 — protein: MLTVVDVKLQNKCCSILSMGYLAEFPVMDAKRVLCPSSSGKLTNHHIIKDHMISHYKKIYSAKAAVDCTVPRSMSCNVKYIDQKCRQQLKRDISEWTQSVKSHMHKSIKKNATRTCSRTVRGDEGTRLCMVDCDIFSPRFNTSFHCKQTVYHSQMAASSANCGRASELIYSSPNSQCHQFCQSSVTSTSQKKFKSFQDPMQKTYSGDILLKHTHYFTQEKPFTPRTLKSNSKSSLSTYRYYTCPNRREVEEKTLLNQQEAYYGSTNNNQGCSAGLDSPPGDLLPYSLDHGWSDGESDVFRRYSTANKTKDSDFLLSSSRVSPEGMKSPIIRKVTAEEDELLYLEFITDVTDDIVARGIYSDRVLERVFKRHIDMNRHRLNEDKMRHLLDDLQNDLQSPPDAFVTALEYKETARTMLHRHKSSSLGQELTSVATDDINLLPCTSFEKDKEEPESAIPLLYSMPASVCVPKSAGAIKQEDENNIMDLEHQQKEVNVKSLSLEHYQLNEEDKHQNYTDQNELIKQLDELGRNISESLSVSGTHSLEVVIEQESTVKLCENEF
- the spata7 gene encoding spermatogenesis-associated protein 7 isoform X1 — its product is MLTVVDVKLQNKCCSILSMGYLAEFPVMDAKRVLCPSSSGKLTNHHIIKDHMISHYKKIYSAKAAVDCTVPRSMSCNVKYIDQKCRQQLKRDISEWTQSVKSHMHKSIKKNAQTRTCSRTVRGDEGTRLCMVDCDIFSPRFNTSFHCKQTVYHSQMAASSANCGRASELIYSSPNSQCHQFCQSSVTSTSQKKFKSFQDPMQKTYSGDILLKHTHYFTQEKPFTPRTLKSNSKSSLSTYRYYTCPNRREVEEKTLLNQQEAYYGSTNNNQGCSAGLDSPPGDLLPYSLDHGWSDGESDVFRRYSTANKTKDSDFLLSSSRVSPEGMKSPIIRKVTAEEDELLYLEFITDVTDDIVARGIYSDRVLERVFKRHIDMNRHRLNEDKMRHLLDDLQNDLQSPPDAFVTALEYKETARTMLHRHKSSSLGQELTSVATDDINLLPCTSFEKDKEEPESAIPLLYSMPASVCVPKSAGAIKQEDENNIMDLEHQQKEVNVKSLSLEHYQLNEEDKHQNYTDQNELIKQLDELGRNISESLSVSGTHSLEVVIEQESTVKLCENEF